The Actinobacillus equuli genome includes a window with the following:
- the mscK gene encoding mechanosensitive channel MscK, which produces MIKRLFNPFLFSLTLVLSSHTLWAAELPTEKDLQAQIEETKKLEQNEVNKSLIQSLEDTQAFLTQIAQQKSDNSALEKEIKGAQIALQSSKADIAKLQHIPQVTQDALAKYSVDELQKRLAAAQLSSQTVQQDLTTINGKLVAQNSAPTKAQAALTANATRKQEISTLLGNVNTSQVERTKLETELALLELQNAYNQLLLRGSDELTALYNSQLEEKKLAQQNVQNELSQLQNAINTKLVEESKNKVEQAAQSQQEGTTSNTNPLIIKQLDLNTRISEELLRQTTELTQLSQDNLRIKGVLDNLQQTQRNIEEQISSLQGTLVLSRIINKQRQSLPQDQMVKGLSKQIADLRVRVFDLTEFKDSISDPNVYITKLEKDEKTELTAKEKEQLKNILAERSKILAEMIKSLNNQLNLSINIELNQQQVQTISDTLQKKLEQQSFWVKSNSPIDLDWFKNFLAVASFQLNDLVKKFDFSNWKDNIIPASIFEILLALGVCLISRRKEQIKQRLGKINYSMKTVATDSQWNTPLAIFWTLILCLPSTFIFLMVFILVTYICFQDPTEVWPWGLKMSGYWLYFAFMVAMLRPNGIGYRHFNMPQKSNAVFRDILKRSVWVIGLMLNTAVFSNINEMGIAYDVLGQVFTIIVLISIIFIVAPGFRQAISIYQNVAADGESSRNLLLNIARAVLFLAPIALVVLIGLGYYYTSLIIIEHLVSTYFAVVTWIILRNVFYRTFNVASRRLAFRRLQEKREQALAKVTNTEQQVAQSEDDIPFELHDDTLAVSEIKDQMLKVTDLLLWAALFGLLYWVWSDLVTVAYYLNGVTLWQQATDTAKGVVMESITLLNLLVAFGILFVTYVLIRNLSGLLEALVFSNLKLSQGTPYTVTTLLTYLLIVLGATFAFATLGMSWSKLQWLFTALSVGLGFGMQEIFANFVSGIIILFERPVRIGDMITIGTFNGTVSKIRIRATTLIDNDKKEVIVPNKAFITERIVNWALTTSMTRLVIRVGVAYGSDLELVKRLLLQAAEENSSVLKDPAPVAYFLTFGASTLDHELRVHVGQILDRTRTIDELNRRINQLFAEHNIEIAFNQLDIFIKNQATNEEVKWATEKFNDKN; this is translated from the coding sequence ATGATCAAACGTCTGTTTAACCCTTTCTTATTTAGCCTGACCTTGGTGCTTAGTAGTCATACGCTTTGGGCAGCGGAGTTACCGACGGAAAAAGATCTCCAAGCGCAAATCGAAGAAACGAAAAAACTTGAACAGAATGAAGTTAATAAGTCTTTAATTCAAAGTTTGGAAGATACACAAGCGTTTTTAACACAAATCGCACAACAAAAAAGTGACAATAGCGCGTTAGAAAAAGAAATTAAAGGTGCGCAGATTGCATTACAAAGCAGTAAAGCGGATATCGCTAAATTACAGCATATTCCTCAAGTAACCCAAGACGCATTGGCTAAATATTCGGTTGATGAGTTACAGAAGCGTCTTGCTGCCGCTCAATTAAGTAGCCAGACGGTACAACAAGATTTAACCACCATTAACGGTAAATTGGTGGCGCAAAACTCTGCGCCAACGAAAGCACAAGCGGCATTAACGGCTAATGCAACACGTAAGCAAGAAATCAGTACTTTGCTAGGTAATGTAAATACCTCACAAGTGGAGAGAACCAAACTAGAAACGGAATTGGCATTACTTGAACTACAGAATGCCTATAATCAATTGTTGTTACGTGGTAGTGATGAGTTGACAGCACTCTACAATAGTCAGTTGGAAGAGAAAAAATTAGCACAACAAAATGTACAGAACGAGCTAAGCCAACTTCAAAATGCGATTAATACCAAGTTAGTTGAAGAATCTAAAAATAAGGTCGAACAGGCGGCACAATCACAGCAAGAAGGCACTACCTCAAATACAAATCCACTTATCATTAAGCAATTAGATCTTAATACGCGTATTAGTGAAGAATTACTGAGACAAACCACAGAGCTCACCCAACTATCACAGGATAATCTGCGGATTAAAGGGGTGCTTGATAACTTACAACAAACGCAGCGTAATATTGAAGAACAAATCAGCTCTTTGCAAGGGACGTTGGTGCTTTCTCGTATTATCAATAAACAAAGACAGTCTTTACCCCAAGATCAGATGGTGAAAGGTTTATCTAAGCAAATTGCCGATTTAAGGGTACGTGTTTTTGATCTTACCGAATTTAAAGACAGTATCTCTGATCCGAACGTCTATATTACGAAATTAGAGAAAGATGAAAAAACCGAACTGACCGCCAAAGAGAAAGAACAACTCAAAAATATCTTAGCGGAACGCTCAAAAATCTTAGCTGAAATGATTAAGTCGTTGAATAATCAGCTTAATTTATCGATCAATATCGAACTAAATCAGCAACAAGTTCAAACGATTAGTGATACGCTACAAAAGAAATTAGAGCAACAAAGTTTTTGGGTAAAAAGTAATAGCCCGATTGATTTGGATTGGTTTAAGAATTTTTTAGCGGTAGCGAGTTTCCAGTTAAACGATCTGGTTAAAAAATTCGATTTCTCCAATTGGAAAGATAATATTATTCCCGCAAGTATTTTCGAGATTTTACTTGCGTTAGGCGTATGTCTTATTTCTCGCCGTAAAGAGCAGATTAAGCAGCGTTTGGGCAAAATTAATTACAGTATGAAAACGGTCGCAACAGATAGCCAGTGGAATACGCCTCTCGCTATTTTTTGGACCTTGATTCTTTGTTTACCGAGTACCTTTATCTTCCTAATGGTATTTATTTTGGTGACCTACATTTGTTTCCAAGATCCTACAGAAGTATGGCCTTGGGGTTTAAAAATGTCCGGGTATTGGCTCTATTTTGCGTTTATGGTGGCAATGTTGCGCCCGAATGGGATTGGTTATCGTCATTTCAATATGCCGCAAAAAAGTAATGCGGTTTTCCGTGATATTTTAAAACGCTCGGTATGGGTAATTGGTCTAATGTTGAATACGGCGGTATTTAGTAATATCAATGAAATGGGTATTGCCTATGATGTGCTCGGGCAAGTTTTTACCATTATTGTGTTAATCAGCATTATTTTTATTGTTGCACCCGGATTTAGACAAGCGATTTCAATTTATCAAAATGTTGCCGCTGATGGAGAAAGTTCTCGTAACCTATTATTAAATATTGCTCGTGCAGTGCTATTTTTAGCACCTATCGCTTTAGTCGTCTTAATCGGTTTAGGTTATTACTATACTTCTTTAATCATTATAGAACATTTAGTTTCTACTTATTTTGCGGTAGTTACTTGGATTATTTTACGTAATGTGTTCTATCGTACGTTTAATGTTGCGTCACGTCGTTTAGCTTTTCGTCGCTTGCAAGAAAAACGAGAACAAGCGTTAGCTAAAGTGACGAATACGGAACAACAAGTCGCCCAATCGGAAGACGATATTCCATTTGAATTACATGACGACACGTTAGCTGTGAGCGAAATTAAAGATCAAATGTTAAAGGTAACCGATCTTTTATTGTGGGCGGCATTATTCGGGCTATTGTATTGGGTATGGTCGGATTTAGTTACCGTAGCCTATTATCTAAACGGTGTAACGCTTTGGCAGCAAGCGACAGACACTGCTAAAGGTGTGGTAATGGAATCCATTACCTTACTTAATCTGTTAGTGGCATTCGGCATCTTGTTTGTGACTTACGTTTTAATTCGTAACTTAAGCGGTTTATTAGAAGCGTTAGTGTTTTCTAATCTAAAACTTTCGCAAGGTACGCCTTATACGGTAACGACATTATTAACCTATTTATTAATCGTACTTGGCGCAACTTTTGCTTTTGCAACGCTAGGTATGTCTTGGTCTAAATTACAATGGTTATTTACCGCATTATCGGTTGGTTTAGGCTTCGGTATGCAAGAAATCTTTGCAAATTTTGTGTCGGGTATCATTATTCTATTTGAACGTCCGGTGCGTATCGGCGATATGATTACTATCGGCACGTTTAACGGCACAGTTTCTAAAATCCGCATTCGGGCGACAACGTTAATTGATAATGATAAAAAAGAAGTCATTGTACCGAATAAGGCGTTTATTACCGAGCGCATTGTTAACTGGGCGTTGACTACCTCTATGACTCGTTTAGTGATTCGAGTTGGGGTTGCGTATGGTTCGGATCTCGAATTAGTTAAACGTTTGCTATTACAGGCAGCGGAGGAAAACAGCAGCGTGTTGAAAGATCCTGCGCCGGTAGCGTATTTTTTAACCTTCGGAGCAAGTACATTAGATCATGAGTTACGTGTGCATGTCGGACAAATTCTAGATAGAACTCGTACGATTGATGAATTAAACAGACGCATTAATCAATTATTTGCCGAACATAATATTGAGATTGCCTTTAATCAATTGGATATCTTTATTAAAAATCAAGCAACCAATGAAGAAGTGAAATGGGCAACGGAAAAATTTAACGATAAGAATTAG
- the mscK gene encoding mechanosensitive channel MscK, whose translation MISKKAWQLILLGTLFSPLLWAETQQQAVEASVRNQISALQTGTIDSNVSSVDSQTLSATLQFIEQTKKQKNDLAALEKQIQKLPQELLEIETRIKDYKDAVDSLKNSEFSGLSLDKLSQKQAEIQAQLQAVQVTLSDLDSRISNGRNLLLNNQKATEENVVRVQEITRLKNTHQANKSMMDRWNAELDYIDANNKFNALLTTNAEKLIELDEEKRSEATAQQQLLQKQLAVLQDVLNAKRLKESEQKALQVESQQVTSGIQNFLIQDELEHNRELSQFWVRQTQALNALSQDDLRTKNVLEGLAQAQRNIEEQISALQGTLVLSKVINQQMQALPTAKLNNDLATSIANVRVHIFEYSQQRDQLYNLDEYVRNITLALEEPLTYEENLALTKLLKERQKLLDDIIKSLNSQLNVSINIENNQKQIDAISSTLQRKLQQQSFWVNSNNPMGLDWIKAFPKLAFSEIAELTKYMSFSNVSKNLLPTALFTGFFLLISLLLNWKKKAIKDRLSKIASQVNTLKNDSHWYTPEAMFWTLLLALPSTLMFFTAYNLIAFLFFDDPISAWRWGVRLTLYWWFFATALSLLRPNGLAYRHFGMPQESNRIFQRIIKQSIWIIGLLLISSIPSQIEMIGYPNDVIGQVMSIVALALCLFVVRPLLDRGITEYQNAKTEDGTIRNVSLFKLLRLVLIVVPISLIVLIVFGYYYTAIYLITHLLNSYFVILIWVFGRYFAYRAVTISARRLAYRRLQEKRQKIREQAAEPSNKDEIKEEESIKLSVVNQQIFRITDLIGWVVLFGLLYVVWSDLISIAYYLDGVILFESNDGDKVEAITLLNLMRAFLYVVVTYALVKNIAGILEVILFSRIKLSKGTPQTITTVFIYTIVVIGGVSAFSALGISWTKIQWIFTALSVGLGFGVREIFGSVVSGSILLFERPIRVGDKVTVGQHTGFITKIRLRSTTLLNSDNMEVVLPNQAFVTDRFINWTLNNTITRLQFFLNVHLDDNLQKARELILQAIAEAPKVVAEPKPAINILRFHDNALEHEIEVFVGELGDRSETLTFLHYRITELLKQHHMRFAFKQLDVNMHTAIEEQQAVKFSENLAK comes from the coding sequence ATGATATCTAAGAAAGCATGGCAGTTGATATTACTTGGGACTCTGTTTTCGCCTTTACTTTGGGCGGAAACGCAGCAACAGGCGGTTGAAGCGAGCGTACGTAATCAAATTAGTGCGTTGCAAACCGGTACGATTGATTCGAATGTGAGTTCGGTAGATTCGCAAACGCTAAGTGCGACATTACAGTTTATTGAGCAGACTAAAAAGCAAAAAAATGATTTGGCTGCTTTAGAAAAACAAATCCAAAAACTTCCCCAGGAATTGTTGGAAATTGAAACTCGCATTAAGGATTATAAAGATGCTGTGGACTCATTAAAAAATAGTGAGTTCAGCGGTTTATCTTTAGATAAATTAAGCCAAAAACAGGCGGAAATTCAAGCACAACTACAAGCGGTTCAGGTCACTTTGAGTGATTTGGATAGTCGTATATCCAATGGGCGTAATCTTTTGCTGAATAATCAAAAGGCCACCGAAGAAAATGTAGTGAGAGTGCAGGAAATCACGCGTTTAAAAAATACTCATCAAGCAAATAAGTCCATGATGGACAGATGGAATGCCGAACTTGATTATATTGATGCAAATAATAAATTTAATGCGTTACTCACGACTAATGCAGAAAAACTAATTGAATTAGACGAAGAAAAAAGAAGTGAGGCTACAGCACAGCAGCAGCTTTTACAGAAGCAATTGGCTGTTTTGCAAGATGTGCTAAATGCTAAACGTTTAAAAGAGTCAGAACAAAAAGCGTTACAAGTTGAAAGTCAGCAGGTGACGAGTGGTATTCAAAATTTCTTAATTCAAGACGAATTAGAGCATAACCGAGAATTAAGCCAATTCTGGGTTAGACAGACACAAGCGTTAAATGCATTATCGCAAGATGATTTGCGCACAAAAAATGTGTTGGAAGGGTTGGCACAAGCGCAACGTAATATTGAAGAGCAGATTAGTGCATTACAAGGTACGTTAGTGCTTTCTAAGGTGATTAATCAGCAAATGCAAGCATTGCCGACTGCGAAATTGAATAATGACTTAGCTACCTCAATTGCGAACGTGCGCGTGCATATTTTTGAATATTCGCAGCAGCGAGATCAACTATATAATCTTGATGAGTATGTACGAAATATTACGTTAGCGCTTGAAGAACCGCTGACTTATGAAGAAAACTTGGCGTTGACTAAACTACTGAAAGAACGCCAAAAATTGCTTGATGATATTATTAAATCGTTAAATAGCCAGCTAAATGTTTCCATCAATATTGAAAATAACCAAAAACAAATTGATGCGATTAGCAGTACGCTGCAACGTAAATTGCAACAACAAAGTTTCTGGGTAAACAGTAATAATCCGATGGGACTGGATTGGATTAAGGCTTTTCCGAAATTGGCATTTTCTGAAATAGCGGAATTAACGAAGTACATGAGCTTCAGTAACGTCAGTAAGAATCTGTTACCTACGGCATTATTTACCGGTTTCTTTTTATTGATTTCACTTTTGCTGAATTGGAAAAAGAAAGCGATAAAAGACCGCTTGTCTAAGATTGCGAGCCAAGTTAATACATTAAAAAATGATAGTCATTGGTACACACCGGAAGCAATGTTTTGGACATTGTTGCTTGCGCTACCAAGTACCTTAATGTTTTTTACTGCTTATAACCTTATCGCCTTTTTATTCTTTGATGATCCGATTTCCGCATGGCGTTGGGGCGTGCGTTTAACTTTATATTGGTGGTTCTTTGCAACGGCTTTATCGCTATTACGCCCGAATGGACTGGCTTATCGCCATTTCGGTATGCCGCAAGAAAGTAATCGTATTTTCCAACGCATCATCAAACAGTCTATTTGGATTATCGGCTTATTATTGATCTCTTCGATTCCGTCTCAAATTGAGATGATCGGCTATCCAAACGATGTGATTGGGCAGGTAATGTCTATTGTTGCTCTTGCACTATGTCTGTTTGTCGTGCGTCCATTATTGGATAGAGGGATTACCGAATACCAGAATGCAAAAACCGAAGACGGTACAATTCGCAATGTGAGCTTATTTAAGCTATTGCGCTTGGTATTGATTGTTGTACCGATCTCATTAATTGTGTTGATTGTATTCGGTTATTACTATACGGCGATTTATCTGATTACGCATTTACTGAATAGCTACTTTGTGATTCTGATTTGGGTATTCGGGCGTTATTTTGCTTATCGTGCGGTAACTATTTCGGCACGTCGCTTGGCTTATCGTCGTTTGCAGGAAAAACGTCAAAAGATCCGAGAACAAGCGGCGGAACCGTCGAATAAGGATGAAATAAAAGAAGAAGAGTCGATAAAACTTTCGGTGGTTAACCAACAAATTTTCCGTATTACCGATCTCATTGGTTGGGTAGTGCTATTTGGTTTACTTTATGTGGTTTGGTCGGACTTAATCAGTATTGCTTATTATTTAGACGGTGTGATCTTATTTGAAAGTAATGACGGAGATAAAGTTGAGGCGATCACTTTATTAAACCTCATGCGTGCTTTCTTGTATGTTGTAGTGACTTATGCGTTGGTTAAAAATATTGCCGGTATTTTAGAGGTGATTCTATTCTCACGGATCAAATTATCTAAAGGTACACCACAAACAATTACTACCGTCTTTATCTATACGATTGTGGTCATCGGTGGGGTATCGGCATTCTCAGCGTTAGGTATTTCTTGGACGAAAATTCAATGGATTTTCACAGCGTTATCCGTGGGGCTTGGTTTCGGGGTACGAGAAATTTTCGGTAGTGTGGTATCGGGTTCGATTTTATTATTTGAACGTCCGATTCGTGTCGGTGATAAAGTGACTGTGGGGCAGCATACGGGATTTATTACCAAGATCCGACTTCGTTCAACCACATTGCTGAATTCGGATAATATGGAAGTAGTATTGCCGAATCAGGCATTTGTGACCGATCGTTTTATTAACTGGACATTAAATAATACGATTACCCGTTTACAATTCTTTTTGAATGTACACTTAGACGACAATCTGCAAAAAGCAAGGGAATTAATCTTGCAAGCAATTGCGGAAGCCCCTAAAGTAGTGGCTGAACCCAAACCGGCAATCAATATTCTACGTTTTCACGATAATGCGTTAGAGCATGAAATCGAAGTGTTTGTCGGAGAATTAGGTGACCGCTCGGAAACCTTAACTTTCTTACATTATCGGATTACCGAATTATTAAAACAACATCACATGCGATTCGCTTTCAAACAGTTGGATGTCAATATGCATACGGCAATAGAAGAACAACAAGCGGTCAAATTTAGTGAAAATTTAGCAAAATAA
- the aroC gene encoding chorismate synthase, which produces MAGNSIGQLFKVTTFGESHGIALGCIVDGVPPNMELSEADIQPDLDRRKPGTSRYTTPRREDDEVQILSGVFEGKTTGTSIGLIIKNGDQRSKDYGDIADKFRPGHADYTYQQKYGIRDYRGGGRSSARETAMRVAAGAIAKKYLREQFGIEVRGYLSQIGNVKINPEAVADVSKIDWQQVASNPFFCPDPVAVEGFDELIRELKKDGDSIGAKLTVVAENVPVGLGEPVFDRLDADLAHALMSINAVKAVEIGDGFAVVEQRGSEHRDEMTPQGFVSNHAGGILGGISSGQPIIAHIALKPTSSIMVPGRSVNLNNEQVELVTKGRHDPCVGIRAVPIAEAMTAIILLDHLLRFKAQCR; this is translated from the coding sequence ATGGCAGGCAACAGCATTGGACAATTATTTAAAGTAACCACATTCGGCGAATCACACGGTATTGCATTAGGTTGTATCGTGGATGGCGTTCCGCCCAATATGGAACTGTCGGAGGCAGATATTCAGCCTGATTTAGATCGTCGTAAACCGGGTACGTCACGCTATACCACACCTCGCAGAGAAGATGATGAAGTACAAATTCTATCCGGCGTATTTGAAGGCAAGACAACAGGCACCAGTATCGGTTTAATCATTAAAAATGGTGATCAACGCTCGAAAGATTACGGTGATATTGCGGATAAATTCCGTCCAGGTCATGCGGATTATACCTATCAGCAAAAATACGGCATTCGTGATTATCGTGGCGGTGGACGTTCTTCAGCGCGTGAAACGGCAATGCGTGTTGCAGCCGGTGCGATTGCAAAAAAATATTTACGAGAGCAATTCGGCATTGAAGTGCGAGGTTATTTATCACAAATCGGTAACGTGAAAATCAATCCTGAAGCAGTGGCGGATGTCAGTAAAATCGACTGGCAACAAGTGGCAAGTAATCCGTTTTTCTGTCCGGATCCGGTTGCCGTGGAAGGCTTTGACGAGTTGATTCGTGAATTGAAAAAAGACGGCGATTCTATCGGTGCAAAATTGACTGTGGTTGCTGAGAATGTACCGGTCGGATTGGGTGAACCGGTATTTGACCGCTTAGATGCGGATCTGGCTCACGCACTCATGTCAATTAATGCAGTAAAAGCGGTTGAAATTGGTGACGGTTTTGCAGTTGTTGAGCAACGCGGTAGCGAGCATCGAGATGAAATGACACCGCAAGGTTTTGTCTCAAATCATGCCGGCGGCATTTTAGGCGGGATCAGCTCCGGTCAACCGATTATTGCTCATATTGCATTAAAACCGACTTCCAGCATTATGGTGCCGGGACGTTCAGTGAATTTAAATAATGAACAAGTCGAACTGGTTACCAAAGGACGCCATGATCCTTGCGTTGGTATTCGTGCAGTGCCGATTGCCGAGGCGATGACAGCGATTATTTTATTGGATCATTTACTTAGATTTAAGGCACAATGCCGTTAA
- the mepA gene encoding penicillin-insensitive murein endopeptidase, whose amino-acid sequence MKKFKTVLLSGLLSLAASTQATLWEQIRTPVAGQPQAIGGYSNGCIIGAQPLALKGEGYQVIRSARNRFYGHPDLLSFLQRLAKNTKNAGLPPILIGDMGMPAGGRFSSGHASHQTGLDADIWFRFGPMDAETAKNPAGLATLMVNRDAQVVDERVWTSQHATMVKLAAQDIRVDRIFVNPAIKVKLCNTAGSDRSWLRKVRPWYGHDSHMHVRLSCPQNAPNCENQAPILAGDGCGAELYSWFEPAPTDTAASKSKVLPTPPVQCQMILSSQGLN is encoded by the coding sequence ATGAAAAAATTTAAAACTGTTTTGTTATCGGGGCTCCTTAGTTTAGCTGCCTCAACTCAGGCGACTCTTTGGGAGCAAATTCGTACACCGGTTGCCGGACAGCCTCAAGCGATTGGTGGTTATAGCAATGGGTGTATTATCGGTGCGCAGCCGTTAGCATTAAAAGGCGAAGGCTATCAAGTCATTCGCTCGGCACGTAACCGTTTTTACGGACATCCTGACCTACTATCATTTTTACAACGTTTAGCTAAAAATACGAAGAACGCAGGTTTACCTCCGATCTTAATCGGCGATATGGGAATGCCAGCGGGCGGACGTTTTTCTTCCGGTCATGCAAGTCATCAAACCGGCTTAGATGCGGATATTTGGTTTAGATTCGGTCCAATGGATGCAGAAACAGCGAAGAATCCGGCAGGTTTAGCGACATTAATGGTAAATCGTGATGCGCAAGTAGTTGATGAAAGAGTATGGACATCACAGCATGCAACGATGGTGAAATTAGCGGCGCAAGATATTCGTGTGGATAGAATCTTTGTTAACCCGGCGATTAAAGTGAAATTATGTAATACCGCCGGTTCAGATAGAAGCTGGTTACGTAAAGTGCGTCCTTGGTACGGCCACGATTCGCATATGCACGTGCGGTTAAGTTGTCCGCAAAATGCGCCGAATTGTGAAAACCAAGCCCCGATTCTGGCAGGCGATGGTTGTGGCGCGGAGCTTTATTCATGGTTTGAACCTGCACCGACAGATACGGCCGCATCCAAATCGAAAGTGTTACCGACACCTCCGGTTCAATGTCAGATGATTCTTTCATCGCAAGGACTTAATTAA
- a CDS encoding alkaline phosphatase gives MKLSKIAFVFIAASTFHQSAIAQAEQVSPKSAKNVILLISDGAGINTWKAASYFRHGALGKEVYDKFDVKLFASTYPLNTSTKPTHSLKNSVKFDPKSLWKKDKSAYQHKGNLTNYTSYFSGYEYAQTDFTDSAAAATALASGQKTYNNAINWSNNDTRIKNIGEYVVESGRSLGVISSVQWSHATPAGFLSHNVNRNNYAEIAQEAVKSGRASVIMGAGHPYFDQNGKAIQPKSEKDFRFVGGKETWENLVAGKTDYKLIDSKADFAALAEGKLDFNGKQKILGTAPNNATLQFNRDGVTAGNLLENQPDLATMTLGALNVVSKNDKGFFLMVEGGAVDWAAHANNLPRLVEEQISFNFAVEAAVNWVEKNSSWDETLLIVTTDHGNGFLQGPDSNDKFYSEIINQGAGALPLVRWYSDNHTRELVPVFAKGFGAKHFLDIAKPEAGLGTYYKAAPESQYFVDNTDIFRTMLKAFAIKAE, from the coding sequence ATGAAGCTATCAAAAATCGCTTTTGTCTTTATTGCAGCAAGTACTTTTCATCAAAGTGCTATTGCACAGGCAGAACAAGTATCACCTAAGTCTGCAAAGAATGTGATTTTATTGATCAGTGACGGTGCCGGAATTAATACTTGGAAAGCAGCAAGCTATTTCCGCCACGGTGCATTAGGTAAAGAAGTTTATGATAAATTTGATGTGAAATTATTTGCTTCAACTTACCCGCTAAACACCTCCACCAAACCAACCCATTCACTTAAAAACTCAGTTAAATTCGATCCGAAAAGTCTTTGGAAAAAAGATAAATCCGCTTATCAGCACAAAGGCAATCTCACTAACTACACCAGCTATTTCAGTGGATATGAATATGCTCAAACCGATTTTACCGACAGTGCTGCGGCAGCTACTGCGCTCGCAAGCGGACAAAAAACCTATAACAATGCGATTAACTGGTCGAATAACGATACGCGTATCAAAAATATTGGTGAATACGTAGTGGAATCTGGTCGTTCTCTCGGGGTAATCAGCTCGGTACAATGGAGTCACGCGACGCCGGCAGGATTCTTATCGCATAATGTAAACCGCAATAATTACGCTGAGATCGCTCAAGAAGCGGTTAAATCTGGACGAGCATCCGTCATTATGGGAGCTGGTCATCCTTATTTCGACCAAAATGGTAAAGCTATTCAACCTAAATCTGAAAAAGACTTCCGTTTTGTCGGCGGTAAGGAGACTTGGGAAAATTTAGTAGCAGGCAAAACTGATTACAAATTAATTGACAGTAAAGCCGATTTTGCTGCACTTGCTGAAGGTAAATTAGATTTTAACGGCAAACAAAAAATTCTCGGTACCGCACCGAATAATGCCACATTACAATTTAATCGAGACGGGGTAACAGCGGGGAATTTACTTGAAAATCAGCCGGACTTAGCCACGATGACTCTTGGTGCATTAAATGTCGTGAGTAAAAATGATAAAGGCTTCTTCTTAATGGTTGAAGGTGGTGCAGTGGATTGGGCGGCACACGCTAATAATCTGCCTCGCTTAGTCGAAGAACAAATCAGTTTTAACTTTGCTGTTGAAGCTGCGGTAAATTGGGTTGAAAAAAATAGTTCTTGGGACGAAACATTACTGATAGTCACCACCGACCATGGTAACGGATTCTTACAAGGTCCTGATTCAAATGATAAATTCTATTCTGAAATCATTAACCAAGGTGCTGGTGCACTACCGCTCGTACGTTGGTATTCAGATAATCACACGAGAGAATTGGTACCGGTATTCGCTAAAGGGTTTGGTGCAAAACACTTCCTTGACATTGCAAAACCGGAAGCCGGTTTAGGTACTTACTATAAAGCTGCGCCGGAAAGCCAATACTTTGTTGATAACACCGATATTTTCCGTACCATGCTCAAAGCATTTGCGATTAAAGCGGAATAA